The Mycolicibacterium flavescens genome has a segment encoding these proteins:
- a CDS encoding putative protein-S-isoprenylcysteine methyltransferase: protein MKLTSRRLAIKFAESVALGLLLFLAAGTFDYWEAWIFLAVFNLAGWIPSIYLLRTNPDAFERRMRGATAETRVVQKVLIVGWLSSVPAAFLVSGFDHRFGWSHVPTAVCVVGNVLVAGGLILVTVVVIQNSYAAANVQVEGDQKIVSTGLYGMVRHPMYTGSMIMLVGTPLALGSYWGLLAVVLAGISLGVRIQDEEKLLQQELDGYLDYTQKVRYRLVPCVW from the coding sequence GTGAAACTCACTTCCAGAAGGTTGGCGATTAAGTTTGCTGAATCCGTGGCGCTCGGGTTGCTCCTCTTTCTGGCAGCAGGCACGTTCGACTACTGGGAAGCGTGGATCTTCCTGGCGGTATTCAACCTTGCGGGATGGATTCCGAGCATCTACTTGTTGAGGACGAACCCCGATGCGTTCGAGCGTCGTATGCGTGGGGCGACCGCAGAGACCCGAGTAGTTCAAAAGGTTCTCATCGTCGGCTGGTTGTCGTCCGTGCCCGCAGCGTTCCTGGTCAGCGGCTTTGACCATCGCTTTGGTTGGTCCCATGTACCAACTGCGGTCTGTGTGGTCGGCAACGTCCTCGTAGCCGGTGGACTGATTTTGGTGACAGTGGTCGTGATCCAGAACAGCTACGCGGCAGCGAACGTCCAAGTGGAGGGAGACCAGAAGATCGTCTCTACCGGTCTGTACGGGATGGTGCGGCACCCGATGTACACCGGCAGCATGATCATGTTGGTTGGTACACCCCTCGCGCTCGGGTCTTACTGGGGACTCCTGGCCGTCGTCCTCGCGGGGATATCACTCGGTGTTCGGATCCAGGACGAGGAGAAGCTGCTGCAGCAGGAACTGGATGGATACCTCGACTACACACAGAAAGTCCGCTACCGCCTGGTTCCCTGTGTCTGGTGA
- the oatA_2 gene encoding peptidoglycan O-acetyl transferase yrhL, translating to MGVDVFFVISGFLITGLLWREVSSSGKVRLRRFYGARARRLLPASAAVGIVTAIASAFLLPPLQVQGVMLDGIASALYVSNFWFILQLQNYFDPNLLTPYEHYWSLGVEEQFYFVWPALIVGTAWVMRRARRRLKGPAKASTKPFLVVLVLVAAASLALAATTTFLLPSVAFFSLFTRAWQLAVGGLVALTVSQWRRLPRKFAAIAGWGGLAMILLACTLLSKNTPYPGVAALLPTLGTALVIGAGCSVPSQGCGRFLAWSPMQAIGRVSYSWYLWHWPVLLFAPLLMGHPLGLAGRLTAVLVSGGLAVLTLHLIENPLRFAAPMRRSPAKSLALGGVATAAAVTVCVAVMVSVPSPVGRGSPAAPLTDTVAFPPAGQNRQAYDAAVDETFARVQAEVAATADLKAVPSNLNPPLADAVDEAQGMIRSGCLRTFFQVGQPDCAAGDTASTTTVALVGDSNATMWSPAFDEVASQKGWRLETLSTQGCPPMELPITGPVRQMLYANCTQWRGEVIDQLSAKHPRLVILSIWRGYGGSGLGWEPGFTSYAPEWMESMTRLVRQLRSSTGAEVLVLGPIPNPHSMVSICLSGHLDDATACSAPRSSAVNEVGIAGESAATRAGGGHYVDVTDLFCTADRCPVIVGDTLVYSDQTHVTAAYSRFLAPVMGLLADRALAPS from the coding sequence GTGGGCGTGGACGTGTTCTTCGTCATCTCGGGCTTCCTCATCACCGGGCTGTTGTGGCGCGAGGTGAGTTCCAGCGGCAAGGTCCGGCTACGCCGTTTCTACGGAGCGCGCGCCCGCCGACTACTACCAGCCTCGGCCGCGGTAGGTATTGTCACCGCGATTGCATCGGCCTTTTTGCTTCCACCCTTGCAGGTCCAGGGCGTCATGCTCGACGGCATCGCGAGCGCACTCTACGTCAGCAACTTTTGGTTCATCCTGCAATTGCAGAACTACTTCGACCCCAACCTCCTGACGCCGTACGAGCATTACTGGTCGTTGGGCGTCGAGGAGCAATTCTATTTTGTGTGGCCGGCTCTAATCGTAGGTACGGCCTGGGTCATGCGGCGTGCACGGCGACGCCTGAAGGGTCCCGCCAAGGCGTCGACGAAACCGTTTCTGGTCGTCCTCGTCCTTGTCGCGGCAGCGTCGCTTGCGTTGGCGGCGACGACCACGTTCCTGCTGCCGTCGGTGGCATTTTTTTCGCTGTTCACGCGTGCATGGCAACTTGCAGTGGGCGGATTAGTAGCGCTTACGGTCAGTCAATGGCGCCGACTACCAAGGAAGTTCGCGGCCATCGCTGGATGGGGCGGGCTCGCCATGATCCTGCTGGCGTGCACCCTGCTCAGTAAGAACACTCCCTATCCTGGTGTCGCCGCGCTGTTGCCGACGCTGGGCACGGCCTTGGTGATCGGTGCTGGCTGCTCCGTGCCCTCTCAGGGATGCGGTCGATTCCTGGCGTGGTCGCCGATGCAAGCGATCGGCAGAGTGTCTTACTCCTGGTACCTCTGGCATTGGCCTGTGTTGCTGTTCGCTCCGCTCCTCATGGGTCATCCACTCGGGCTGGCAGGCCGGCTGACAGCGGTGCTGGTCTCCGGCGGGCTGGCGGTGCTCACACTGCATCTGATTGAGAATCCGTTGCGGTTTGCCGCTCCCATGCGCAGATCTCCCGCTAAAAGCCTCGCGCTCGGCGGTGTCGCCACCGCGGCCGCGGTGACGGTCTGCGTGGCCGTGATGGTGTCGGTGCCTTCGCCGGTTGGCCGCGGTTCACCAGCCGCACCCCTGACCGATACTGTGGCGTTTCCTCCCGCCGGCCAGAACAGACAAGCGTACGACGCGGCGGTAGATGAGACGTTCGCGAGAGTTCAGGCCGAAGTGGCTGCAACTGCCGACCTGAAAGCCGTTCCGTCGAACCTCAATCCGCCGCTTGCCGACGCGGTAGACGAGGCTCAAGGCATGATCCGTAGCGGCTGCTTGCGCACATTCTTCCAAGTCGGACAGCCGGACTGCGCGGCCGGCGACACCGCCTCCACGACAACGGTTGCCCTGGTTGGCGATTCGAACGCGACGATGTGGAGTCCAGCGTTCGATGAGGTTGCTTCGCAGAAGGGTTGGCGGCTCGAGACTCTGAGCACACAGGGCTGCCCACCGATGGAGTTGCCGATCACTGGACCCGTCCGTCAGATGCTATACGCCAATTGCACGCAATGGCGCGGCGAGGTCATTGACCAGTTGAGCGCCAAGCATCCAAGGCTCGTGATATTGAGCATCTGGCGGGGTTACGGCGGTTCTGGACTGGGTTGGGAACCCGGGTTCACCTCATATGCTCCGGAGTGGATGGAGAGCATGACTCGCCTCGTGCGGCAGCTTCGTAGTAGTACGGGTGCGGAGGTTCTGGTGCTCGGCCCCATCCCGAACCCGCACTCGATGGTGTCGATCTGCCTGTCCGGCCATCTCGATGATGCGACGGCCTGCTCGGCTCCTCGGTCGAGCGCGGTGAACGAAGTCGGCATCGCCGGTGAATCTGCCGCCACCAGAGCTGGCGGAGGCCACTATGTCGACGTCACGGACTTGTTCTGCACCGCTGACCGCTGCCCTGTCATCGTTGGCGACACCCTCGTGTACTCCGACCAGACCCACGTCACAGCTGCTTATTCGCGGTTCTTGGCACCGGTAATGGGATTGCTTGCCGACCGCGCGCTTGCGCCCAGTTGA
- the mbtH_2 gene encoding MbtH-like protein, giving the protein MSVNPFDDENGSFFVLVNDEEQHSLWPTFADVPPGWRVVFGEADRAACLDYIEQNWPDIRPKSLRDRLASGGTSDD; this is encoded by the coding sequence ATGAGCGTCAATCCTTTCGACGACGAGAACGGCAGCTTTTTCGTCTTGGTCAACGATGAGGAGCAGCACAGTCTTTGGCCGACTTTCGCCGATGTGCCGCCGGGTTGGCGTGTCGTTTTCGGTGAAGCGGATCGGGCTGCCTGCCTGGACTATATCGAGCAGAACTGGCCTGATATCCGTCCGAAGAGTCTGCGCGACAGGCTGGCGTCAGGCGGCACGTCTGATGACTGA
- the pks2 gene encoding phthioceranic/hydroxyphthioceranic acid synthase: MTSFKSVDDSQSGSMAAATPSTTGTTPVTPVAVIGMACRLPGGIDSPEQLWEALLRGEDLIIEIPPDRWDAEEYYDPEPGVPGRSVSKWGAFLDEYGGFDADFFGISEREATAVDPQHRLLLETSWEAVEHAGYSPARLAGSQTGVYVGLTHGDYILLAADAHALEGPYGFLGNNYSMASGRIAYAMDLHGPAITVDTACSSGLVTVHMACRSLHDGECDVALAGGATLLLDPRKSSAGSAGGMLSPTGHCHAFDVEADGFASGEGAVMVLLKRLPDALRDGDRILAVVRGTALNNDGRTVNITTPSQPLQVKAYQAALAAAGVDPSTVGMVEAHGTGTPTGDPIEFGSLSEVYGLEGPCALAASKTNFGHTQSASGTLGLVKAVLAVQHGVVPQNLHFTQLPDELARVESNLFVPKENTPWPTNGAAPRRAAVSAYGFSGTNAHAIVEQAPGTSAVDPQRNGSGDAATEQPQLFTLSSTSADELRRTAARLADWVQTHEDVTLADLGYTLARRRAHRPVRTGVIASNRPELIEALHEVAAGDTPYEAAVGRDDRGPVWVFSGHGSQWAGMGADLLANEPVFAATIAAAEPLIAQESGFSVTEAMTAPEMVSGVDRVQPTLFAMQVAFAETMKSYGVRPGAVIGHSLGETAAAVVAGALSLEDGVRVICRRSRLMARIAGSGAMGSVVLPAQQVLSELTARGIDDVVIAVVASPESTVIGGAPERVRELLAEWEQRDVMAREVKIDLASHTPQVEPILGDLSEALGELSPGTPEVPFYSTSLFDPRDVPVCDARYWVNNLRRTVRFAAAVQAAMEDGYRVFAELAPHPLLTHPLEQNARSLDVPMAALASMRREQELPHGLRGFLADLHAAGAAVDFSVLYPHGRLIDAPLPTWTHRQLRLSKDGQASSPTHGARTISVHPLLGSHVRLQEEPERHVWQGEVGTTVHPWLGDHQIRNVAVLPGAAYCEMALAAAHAVLGEASEIRDIRFEQALLLDEQTTVGASASLSSPGNFEFSVETSQGGEQTRQATAILQAAELEQPPAHDASALLAAHPHREDGDAVRARMDQRGVQYGPAFAGLGAVHTGESATMLAEVALPRQIRSQQGAYGVHPALLDACFQSVEAHPDVQALGEGMLGLPLGIRRLRSYTAARDAHYCLTRVTRVDVSGVEADIDVLDEHGTIMISVEGLQLGTGADEKGNKARILADRLLTIEWQPRTLPEVEYAEAGNWLLVSTTNTDQVATNLADILKTHGAQCTAMCWPRNADHTSSAEELRSQLRGGSFTGVVVFTGSENGGAENELPRLSREYVEHLVRITRELPDLSGEPPRLYVVTRDAQAVGTGDRPNLELGGLRGLVRVIGTEHPHLRATQIDVDASIKPDQLAQQLLSEIEEDETAWRNGQWYVARLYPAPLRPEDRKTSVVNHEQDGMRLKIRTPGDLESAELVACQRVSPGHGEIEVAVTASSINFADVLVAFGRYPSFEGRLPEPGTDFAGVVTAVGPDVTTHKVGDHVAGLSPNGCWATFITCDANLAVTLPTGLTDADAAAVTTATATAWYGLHDLARIKSEDKVLIHSATGGVGQAAIAIARAAGAEIFATAGSEQRRQRLRDMGIKHVYDSRSTEFADQIRSDTEGYGVDIVLNSVIGAAQRAGVELLAFGGRFVEIGKRDIYGDTKLGLFPFRRNLTFHALDLALLSFSHPDRLRDLLNTVYKLTVDGVLPIPESTHYPLADAATAIRVMSAAQHTGKLILDIPRAGSSNVVLPPEQAQAFRDDGSYIITGGLGGLGLFLAEKMAAGGCGRIVLTSRSQPNRKTLETIELIRSIGADVVVECGDITRPETAERVVATAISTGLPVRGVLHAAAVIEDATLTNITEELIERDWAPKVYGAWNLHAATADQPLDWFCSFSSAAALVGSPGQGAYAAANSWLDAFTHWRHVQGLPATAIAWGAWGEIGAATALAEGTGVAITPDEGAYAFEAMLRHDRAYTGYAPIMGTPWLTAFAQHSPFAEAFRNTGQGTAGSSKFRAELDELPVEEWPALLRRLISDQVSLILRRNVDPDRPLAEYGMDSLGALELRTRIETETGLRITSTNMTTTIRDLATMLSEKLTPAEPKEVKVSA, translated from the coding sequence ATGACGTCATTCAAGTCTGTGGATGATTCACAGTCGGGCTCTATGGCAGCCGCGACGCCATCCACAACGGGCACCACGCCTGTCACCCCAGTTGCCGTTATCGGCATGGCATGCCGGCTTCCGGGGGGCATCGACTCTCCAGAACAGCTGTGGGAGGCCTTACTTCGGGGCGAAGACCTGATCATCGAGATCCCGCCGGACCGCTGGGACGCCGAGGAGTATTACGATCCCGAGCCGGGTGTGCCCGGTCGGTCGGTGTCGAAGTGGGGCGCGTTCCTCGACGAGTACGGCGGTTTCGACGCTGACTTCTTCGGCATCAGCGAACGGGAAGCCACCGCGGTGGACCCTCAGCATCGCCTCTTGCTGGAAACTTCCTGGGAGGCAGTGGAACACGCTGGTTACAGCCCTGCGCGGTTGGCAGGTTCGCAGACTGGCGTTTACGTCGGTCTGACGCACGGCGACTACATTCTGCTCGCGGCGGATGCCCATGCCCTGGAGGGGCCATACGGATTCTTGGGCAACAACTACAGCATGGCGTCGGGCCGAATCGCGTACGCCATGGACCTGCACGGTCCGGCCATAACGGTGGACACTGCGTGTTCGTCCGGCCTCGTCACTGTGCATATGGCCTGTCGCAGCCTGCATGACGGCGAATGCGACGTCGCACTCGCCGGCGGTGCCACGCTGTTGCTTGATCCGCGGAAGTCGTCTGCGGGATCGGCCGGCGGCATGCTGTCCCCCACCGGGCATTGCCATGCGTTCGACGTAGAGGCGGACGGGTTCGCGTCCGGCGAGGGTGCCGTCATGGTGCTTCTGAAGCGTTTGCCCGACGCGCTGCGCGATGGTGACCGAATCTTGGCCGTCGTGCGCGGTACGGCTCTGAATAACGACGGCCGCACGGTGAACATCACCACACCGTCGCAGCCCCTGCAGGTCAAGGCCTACCAAGCCGCATTGGCGGCGGCCGGTGTGGACCCGAGCACCGTCGGCATGGTCGAGGCACACGGAACGGGAACCCCGACCGGCGATCCCATCGAATTCGGCAGCCTGTCAGAGGTTTACGGACTCGAAGGGCCGTGTGCGCTCGCAGCGTCGAAGACGAACTTCGGGCATACCCAATCGGCCTCGGGAACTTTGGGACTGGTGAAGGCGGTCCTCGCCGTTCAGCACGGAGTGGTGCCACAGAACCTGCACTTCACCCAGCTGCCCGACGAACTCGCCCGTGTCGAGAGCAATCTCTTTGTGCCCAAGGAGAACACGCCCTGGCCGACCAACGGTGCGGCACCCCGGCGGGCTGCAGTTTCAGCCTACGGGTTCTCGGGAACCAATGCCCACGCCATCGTGGAGCAGGCTCCCGGCACTTCCGCGGTCGATCCGCAACGCAACGGAAGCGGTGACGCGGCGACTGAGCAACCGCAACTGTTCACGCTGTCATCGACCTCAGCCGACGAACTGCGCCGAACCGCCGCACGGCTGGCCGACTGGGTTCAGACGCATGAGGACGTGACCCTGGCGGACCTGGGCTACACGTTGGCGCGCCGGCGTGCACACCGCCCGGTGCGCACCGGCGTCATCGCGAGCAACCGACCGGAGTTGATCGAGGCTCTGCACGAGGTAGCCGCCGGTGATACACCGTACGAGGCAGCAGTCGGACGCGATGACCGTGGTCCTGTATGGGTGTTCTCGGGCCACGGATCGCAATGGGCGGGAATGGGTGCCGACCTGCTGGCCAACGAGCCAGTGTTCGCTGCCACCATCGCCGCTGCCGAACCGCTGATCGCGCAGGAATCCGGCTTCTCGGTGACCGAGGCGATGACCGCCCCTGAGATGGTGTCCGGCGTCGACCGCGTCCAGCCCACGCTGTTCGCGATGCAGGTCGCATTCGCAGAAACCATGAAGTCCTACGGTGTGCGCCCGGGCGCGGTGATCGGACACTCCCTGGGCGAGACCGCCGCAGCGGTGGTCGCCGGTGCGCTGTCGCTCGAGGACGGCGTCCGCGTCATTTGCCGCCGCTCGCGGCTAATGGCCCGCATCGCCGGTTCCGGGGCGATGGGATCGGTGGTACTGCCGGCGCAGCAAGTGCTTTCCGAACTGACCGCCCGAGGGATCGACGACGTCGTTATCGCGGTGGTCGCCTCACCGGAGTCCACTGTGATCGGCGGGGCTCCCGAGCGCGTACGGGAACTGCTCGCTGAGTGGGAGCAGCGCGACGTGATGGCCCGCGAAGTCAAGATCGACCTGGCATCGCACACTCCCCAAGTCGAACCCATACTCGGCGACTTGTCCGAGGCACTGGGCGAGTTGTCCCCTGGCACACCGGAAGTCCCGTTTTATTCAACGAGTTTGTTCGACCCGCGCGACGTGCCGGTGTGCGATGCCCGCTACTGGGTGAACAATCTGCGGCGCACGGTGCGGTTCGCCGCGGCGGTGCAGGCCGCTATGGAGGACGGCTACCGGGTCTTCGCCGAACTGGCACCCCACCCCCTGCTCACACACCCGCTGGAGCAGAACGCCCGCAGCCTCGACGTGCCGATGGCTGCCTTGGCGAGCATGCGTCGCGAACAAGAGCTGCCGCACGGACTGCGCGGTTTCTTGGCAGACCTGCATGCCGCAGGTGCCGCGGTCGACTTCTCCGTGCTCTATCCGCATGGACGGTTGATCGATGCGCCCCTGCCGACATGGACACATCGCCAACTCCGTCTGAGCAAGGACGGTCAGGCAAGCTCCCCGACGCACGGCGCTCGCACCATTTCGGTTCATCCCTTGCTGGGTTCCCATGTGCGCTTGCAGGAGGAGCCCGAGCGCCACGTCTGGCAGGGCGAGGTCGGCACCACGGTCCATCCCTGGCTGGGCGATCACCAGATTCGCAATGTGGCTGTGCTCCCCGGAGCTGCTTACTGCGAGATGGCGCTGGCGGCCGCGCATGCCGTTCTTGGCGAGGCGTCCGAGATCCGCGACATCCGCTTCGAACAGGCACTGCTTCTCGACGAGCAGACCACCGTCGGCGCCTCGGCATCGCTGTCGTCGCCGGGCAATTTCGAATTCTCCGTGGAGACCAGTCAAGGAGGCGAGCAGACGCGACAAGCTACCGCGATCCTTCAGGCCGCCGAGCTCGAGCAGCCTCCTGCGCATGACGCGTCTGCGCTGCTCGCGGCGCATCCGCACCGCGAAGATGGAGACGCGGTGCGCGCACGCATGGATCAGCGGGGTGTCCAGTACGGTCCGGCGTTCGCCGGTCTCGGCGCCGTACACACCGGCGAGTCCGCGACCATGCTCGCCGAGGTCGCACTTCCCCGCCAGATCCGATCGCAGCAGGGCGCTTACGGCGTGCACCCGGCGCTGCTCGATGCTTGTTTCCAATCTGTCGAGGCTCACCCCGACGTCCAGGCGTTGGGTGAAGGCATGCTCGGGCTCCCGCTCGGTATACGTCGCCTGCGCTCGTACACCGCTGCGCGCGACGCGCACTACTGCTTGACGCGCGTGACCAGAGTCGACGTCTCCGGAGTGGAGGCCGACATCGACGTGCTCGATGAGCACGGCACCATCATGATCTCTGTCGAGGGCCTGCAGTTGGGCACCGGAGCAGACGAGAAGGGCAACAAAGCACGGATACTGGCCGACCGGCTGCTGACGATCGAATGGCAACCGCGAACACTGCCAGAGGTTGAGTACGCCGAGGCCGGGAATTGGCTGCTGGTCAGCACAACCAACACAGACCAAGTTGCTACAAATTTGGCCGATATCCTGAAGACGCATGGTGCGCAATGCACTGCCATGTGTTGGCCGCGGAATGCGGACCACACCTCGAGCGCCGAAGAGCTCAGAAGTCAGCTGCGTGGCGGATCGTTCACGGGCGTAGTGGTTTTCACGGGCTCCGAGAACGGCGGCGCCGAGAATGAGCTTCCGCGTTTGAGTCGCGAGTATGTGGAGCATCTCGTCCGCATCACCCGCGAACTCCCGGACCTGTCTGGCGAGCCGCCGCGTCTGTACGTTGTGACCCGAGACGCCCAGGCTGTGGGGACCGGGGACCGGCCCAACCTCGAACTAGGCGGGCTTCGAGGGCTCGTGCGAGTGATCGGCACAGAGCATCCGCACCTGCGAGCCACTCAGATCGACGTGGACGCCAGCATCAAGCCTGACCAGTTGGCGCAGCAATTGCTCTCTGAGATCGAAGAAGACGAAACAGCTTGGCGGAACGGTCAATGGTACGTGGCGCGTTTATACCCCGCTCCGTTGCGCCCAGAGGACCGGAAGACCTCCGTCGTCAATCATGAGCAAGACGGGATGCGGTTGAAGATCCGTACACCAGGGGACCTAGAGTCCGCTGAACTCGTTGCTTGCCAGCGGGTTTCGCCTGGGCACGGAGAAATCGAGGTCGCGGTCACCGCGTCGAGTATCAACTTCGCCGACGTGCTGGTCGCATTTGGCCGCTACCCGTCGTTCGAGGGTCGGCTTCCAGAGCCCGGAACCGACTTCGCCGGGGTGGTGACCGCCGTAGGACCCGACGTCACGACTCACAAGGTCGGCGATCACGTTGCCGGCCTCTCCCCTAACGGTTGTTGGGCGACATTCATCACCTGCGACGCCAACCTCGCGGTCACTCTGCCCACCGGGTTGACCGACGCTGACGCCGCCGCGGTGACCACGGCGACCGCAACCGCCTGGTACGGCCTGCATGATTTGGCCCGCATCAAGAGTGAAGACAAGGTGCTGATCCACTCCGCTACCGGCGGGGTCGGCCAGGCCGCAATCGCGATCGCCCGCGCGGCAGGCGCCGAGATCTTCGCCACGGCAGGCAGTGAGCAGCGTCGGCAGCGGTTGCGCGACATGGGTATTAAGCATGTTTACGACTCCCGCAGCACCGAGTTCGCCGATCAGATCCGCAGCGATACCGAGGGCTATGGGGTCGACATCGTGCTCAACTCGGTCATCGGGGCCGCCCAAAGGGCAGGCGTCGAATTGCTGGCATTCGGTGGACGATTCGTGGAGATCGGCAAACGTGACATCTACGGTGACACCAAGCTGGGGTTGTTCCCGTTCCGACGCAACCTGACGTTCCATGCCCTCGACCTGGCGCTCCTGTCGTTCAGCCATCCTGACCGGCTGCGGGACCTGTTGAACACGGTGTACAAGCTCACCGTCGACGGCGTGCTTCCGATCCCGGAGAGCACCCACTATCCGTTGGCCGACGCCGCCACCGCAATTCGGGTGATGAGCGCCGCGCAGCACACCGGCAAGCTCATCCTCGACATTCCGCGGGCGGGAAGCAGCAACGTGGTGTTGCCGCCGGAGCAGGCTCAGGCCTTCCGCGATGACGGCTCCTACATCATCACAGGCGGTCTGGGCGGTCTTGGGTTGTTCCTGGCCGAGAAGATGGCCGCCGGCGGCTGCGGGCGCATCGTGCTCACCTCGCGTTCGCAACCCAACCGGAAGACACTGGAAACCATCGAGCTCATCCGTTCGATCGGTGCCGACGTCGTGGTGGAGTGCGGGGATATCACCCGACCCGAAACGGCAGAACGCGTAGTGGCAACAGCTATTTCGACCGGGCTGCCGGTGCGCGGGGTGCTGCATGCCGCCGCCGTCATCGAGGACGCCACGCTGACGAACATCACCGAGGAGCTCATCGAACGGGACTGGGCGCCAAAGGTATACGGCGCGTGGAATCTGCACGCGGCGACCGCGGATCAACCGTTGGACTGGTTCTGCTCGTTCTCGTCGGCAGCCGCGCTGGTGGGCTCGCCGGGCCAGGGCGCGTACGCCGCGGCCAACAGCTGGCTCGATGCGTTCACCCATTGGCGACATGTACAAGGTCTTCCGGCCACGGCGATTGCATGGGGCGCCTGGGGAGAAATCGGTGCGGCCACCGCACTGGCGGAGGGCACGGGCGTTGCCATCACACCCGACGAAGGGGCGTACGCGTTCGAGGCGATGCTGCGTCACGACCGCGCCTACACCGGCTACGCGCCCATCATGGGGACCCCGTGGTTGACCGCGTTCGCGCAGCACAGCCCGTTCGCCGAGGCGTTCCGCAACACCGGACAAGGCACCGCGGGCTCAAGCAAGTTCCGTGCAGAACTCGACGAGCTCCCCGTTGAGGAGTGGCCCGCCCTGCTGCGGCGCTTGATCTCCGATCAGGTCAGCTTGATCCTGCGGCGCAACGTCGACCCAGACCGTCCGCTTGCCGAGTACGGCATGGACTCGCTGGGGGCCCTCGAACTGCGCACGCGGATCGAGACCGAAACGGGGCTTCGCATCACGTCGACGAATATGACGACGACCATTCGCGATTTGGCGACCATGCTGTCCGAGAAGCTGACGCCCGCGGAACCCAAAGAGGTCAAAGTGTCGGCTTGA